The Nerophis lumbriciformis linkage group LG27, RoL_Nlum_v2.1, whole genome shotgun sequence genome contains the following window.
aacaagatttcttcaacttggacttgaaagcataaatagtataaacactttgaacagtataacagtactaaacaattccaatagataacattggtgtcattacctttttgtggctaaaatccgaaaaacgttgaaagttttccacttgtatcgctagcaacggcattagacttgtgtttttttgtcccaacgtggtcttttacatcactaattgctccgtgtccgatcgaaaaatcttgtctgcacaaggtgcaattcgcgtagttttcaccctttttggaacgaataaatattcccggataggcttttgaatattcttcacggaatgactgcagttttcttttcggtttaagactcgtttgcgatttttctccggctgattccatgatcgttcgctcgtttggaaacaatggcaactggtgcctcgtgcttggcagcggtgctataaatagcctcgcgcatggcattcggaatggctcgataggaagttacgggaagcagtgtcgattgtcattgttgttacgcgatttcgtgaataaaacttaaaaaaaaaatattttttttaattcatgaaaaaccgtattttttatcactgcaaccgtaacccggaataggttgatgaaaaccgtactaattacgggaaaaccggagtagttggcaggtatggtaccgttacacccctagttgaaAGCAATACTCACATTGAATTGTTTGACAAAGGCGGACTAATCTACTgtcatgtagttattatgatggcTCTCTGTGTGAAAGAGGCTTAAGATCACTCACTTGTCTGTCTCTCCTTCCAACAGTTACTCCTGACATTGGACACGTAGTCTTCCTCCAGGTTTTTCTCGATCTGCTGCAACGCAGATCCTTTATATTCGGACTTGAAATCTTTGTTGACATAATAATACACGTGCAGGTTTTCCGTCTGCCGCTTAATGGTCTGACCCGTGGAGCTGAAAAATGATTTATGGAGTCAATCCGGTGCATACATAAttaaagtgtgtgtgcgtgcgtccaCCTACGGTCGAGAGTACAGACTGTAGGGAAGAGGAGAAACCATCATCTGGCTGAGTATTGACACTAAGATCAGGACTACGATGGGCATCAGCTGAATGAACATTGAGAAACCACCCtggagaaacaaaaaaaataccagTTTGCAGCGTTGACAGTATGTGCAAAAACACACAATCCGTTCACTTACATCTCCTCTTTCTTCTGTCCTCTCTTGTCGCTGGTCTGCGTGATGGCTGTAGCTCGTCCTGCCGTTGGTGAAGGTGTGCGCGCTCGCTGCACAAGGACAGATGTGCGTTCACACTTTTTAGTTTGCGTTATTTTCTTTGGTATGTCTAAGACTAAATCAATAAAACACAATCATTGACAAATCAGTAAACTTAATCAACAATTACAATACAATTTACATGCCTAAAAGCAGTGGGAAAACTTTACTTTTTTGATAAGCTTCCATTTACCATACAAATATAGCTATACTACAAAATAGAATTATCAAGCATTATGCATTTAAAATAACTATAAAGAAAACAAGTTAAAATCAATTGAATGCTACTCCATTATAGTATAACAATTTGAATTATTTtaatgtggggcggtatagctcggttggtagggtggccgtgctagcaacttgagggttccaggttcgatccccgcttccgcaatcctagtcactaccgttgtgtccttgggcaagacaccttacccacctgctcccagtgccacccacactgctttaaatgtaacttagatattggctttcactatgtaaaagcgctttgagtcactaaagaaaagcgctatataattcacttcactaattatatacatatatcttttTATAATTAAAATGGCCATTTATTGCCAttaaatagggctgggcgatatatcgaatatactcggaTGTATCGCAGGTttgcctctgtgcgatatagaaaatgactatatcgtgcaacgtcatacgccctcgccgagcagagaggtagcggcatgggtaaagttagctgtgatgctagcggagtggtaatacgagataaagaaggtgcgaatctggtaacaaatgaaggaagaattcattcccaagaaaaacagcacggggtccatcgtctggcggtggtttggcttcaagcgggaagatgatgAACAGACaagcgtaatatgtcaagtatgtggcaaaaagtagcagcactgctaatttgtagcatcatttgaaaagtcacccgctagagaatgaagggtgcttgaaactccgcatgtcaacatctctgttcggtgacacaccaacaaaatgccggagcaaccatttccagatcaacaccgtatgaaacaaatagtcaacaacagacggagataacgtccgcaggaacctaccacatagtgaaggacatacactatttgatttcctattatgcagctcattttatatttgacacttattgaaatatcttgtgtgacatcacgcacaaaagtgcactttatttgttttaaactattgtagtggcgttctgtacaaaaagcgcACTttcatttagtgttgttttgatatgtcatcttagtgacatcatgcaaaaaaatgcactaatagcttgttttaaaatgtctctgacaatcttgcactttctgttttgaaatgacatgaatgtttgtgccactgcttaataaccgtTTCATAAATACacgtttagttgtgatttccctctctgcatgaaagtttaaaagtagcatatattaatgcagtatgaagaagaatgttttaatgtagacacatagaatcatcatactgctgtgattatatgcatcaggtgttcattcaaggctaagacaaaatatggagatatatatcgccaacttatatataatatatatataatattccaacttttgaaatcagaaaaacctagtagccagggtccaggggccgcaggtccaggacaaagtcctggtggggggttcaggttcgccccccgacgcaaaatgattattagcattcagacaggttaaaatgttgctaaaaccatcacttttctatcagtcacagtgacttttcaaaacaaaaatattacagcaaaaatcatatgggttgattgacatgtttattctgtaagctaacttcaatagtttgaaattattttgacagttaatgccagttatcctgtcaacctttcacaagacttcaatttgttaattgaaagtataaacagtataaacactttttacagtaaacaaatggtaaaacagtactaaacaattccattaaaaaaaaaattggtgtcattattaactttctgtccaagcttgtataatctactgccttgttcaattgtaaaacatattctgtgcctaaaattcacatttctatcacaattatcatactgtaaacatggtaagctaacttcattaaaattaatagtcctgtcaatagcatggaattacaattcaaatgtagtttttttgtaagcctttcaaaagaattcaaaatatgaaaaattaatgaaaattaatttaagccatcagacacttgaaaagtggcacatcacatctctaatgtaatcatttttacttttcaacagaaatagcactgcaaaaatatttaaggacatacttctgtattttggtagttatgctgtcaacatttaacaagatttcttcaacttggacttgaaagcataaatagtataaacacttttaacagtataacagtactaaacaattccaatagataacattggtgtcattacctttgtgtggctaaaatccaaatttttacttttacatcgctaattcctccgtgtccgatcgaaaaatcttgtctgcacaagttgcaatttgcgtagttttcaccctttttggaacggataattattcccggataggcttttgaatattcttcccggaatgactgcagttttcttttcggtttaagactcgtttgcgatttttctccggctgattccatgatcgttcgctcgtttggaaacaatggcaacaggtgcctcgtgcttggcagcggtgctataaatagcctcgcgcatggcattcggaatggctcgataggaagttacgggaagcagtgtcgattgtcattgttgttacgcgatttcgtgaataaaacttaaaaaaaaaattttttttttaattaatgaaaaaccgtattttttatcactgcaaccgtaacccggaataggttgatgaaaaccgtactaattacgggaaaaccggagtagttggcaggtatgatatcgtgtatcgtgacatggcctaaaaatatccagatattaataaaaggccttgtcgcccagccctaacattaaaatgtttatttaaattctgCCCTTAATGTTTTTTGATTAGCCAGACTCAATGttacaatattacatttaaaactccattcaaatcattttttttaaacaatctttTAAAGTAATTATACCATATAATAAATAAACTAGATTGGCAGTCGTCCAATCAGGTTTCTCTGCTGTTATTCCGTAATGTTTCCTCACATGAAGGGAATCCTCCTCCAAAGAACATGTTGAAGAGGTCCTCAGGTGTGATGTCAGCCTCGAAGCCTCTGTGGAAGTCAAAACCGTTGCCGGGAGAGTGGCCTGCCCCGCTTGGCTCCTCCCCTCCAGTGACGTCATACTGCCGCCGTTTGGCCGGGTTGCTCAGCACGGCGTATGCGTTACCGATCTCTGCGGGGACACGCATGTTACAATGTTGGTTTGACATCATATACGATATCATCCAGGAAAAAAGATGTACTTTTAAAGGCCTCCGTCGCTCCAGGAGCTTGGTTCTTGTCTGGGTGGAACTTGAGGGCCAGTTTTCTGTAGGCCTTCTTGAGCTCCTCATCACTGGCCTCTTTGCTGACACCGAGCACTTCATAGTAGTCTTTGCAGCGCTTTATTCTGACGGAAAAACAAAGAAGGGTTACGCCAATTAGGGCTGAGCGATGTGGCTGAAAACGGAATCACgataagtgttttatattggtcgatatcaataattaatttttattttaatgaccTGTGGACAATAAAGAACAGGAGAAAAATATGTTAAAcgtaaacatttgtatttgaaatgtaacctttGTCTAATCATATTGCCCACAGCTATAAAGGGAGAAAGAGAAGGAAATgccaacacaaccatggaaagcACTtaatgtaaacatccatccatccatccatcttcttccgcttatccgaggtcgggtcgcgggggcagcagcctaagcagggaagcccagacttccctctccccagccacttcgtccgggctacaacaacatgcaaaagccagagctggaagaccctcctgcctcgttaagatctcccgtttggtaacactttggctgcgcgatacaacaatggaggacggaggtttgccgacattgttcagcagctgcttctgacaacacgtcaaacacgctaacccatttgaagcgtcaccaccgcattcaagcagcctctcctcggcgagtcaggcagggctaaagcaataacaaatgtttttatagcagcagatttaagtccatattgcattaaaaactagattttgagccacttctatgatggaagaacaatgagtccatatatcctcttactgccaagttagccaggctcgggggggaaagaaaagttaatctgaggctgagttgacttaaaactgtttaatgttgcactttttatatgtagaagaaaagttttgtcattttatttaatctgagcaacaacttgaggcagtttaatgttgattaacgtggaccccgacttaaacaagttgaaaaacttattggggtgttaccatttagtggtcaattgtagggaatatgtactgtactgtgcaatctactaataaaagtctcaatcaatcaatcaaaaaaagcactttatatgtagaaaagttttgttaagaaaccattctgagccttatcttatttagtttttattttatatatgttgaccacattaaccctggcaatggaccctgtgtgtatatgtatgttatgccattgtttacaaatttggtaaataaataaccaaacaatgtatattttgttgttttcttactgtaccgaaaatgaaccgaaccgtgacctctaaaccgaggtacgtaccgaaccaaaatttttgtgtaccgttacacccctacctaaTGCTAGTCTACTGATATCTTCTTCTCTTGTTACTCCCTGAAGCGGAACAAGTTAGAAACCTATTAAAGAGTCTAAGGTGCAGCAAAGGTGGAACTGTGTAGTATAAAACTGCACAAGGTAATGTTGGTGTGGGTGTTAAATTGTGTCATTCCAAGTGGTGCATTCTGTCTTTAGTGTAAAAGCATCAATAGCAAGTAGTCGTGCTGTGTATCATGCAGTTTCCCCAGTGTAACATATTTAACCTCCCTCCCTACCCAGCGCACAGGGGGTTCCCATGGTAACAGCTGTGCTTACATAACAATGCTGACTACAATGGCCAGAAAGGCCTTGAACATTGCAATTTCACCCTCACTCAATTCACTTTCCCTCTGTAGgaatatatacaaacgtataatTGATAAACGCTTTCTATGCCCTCACGTCTCTTCCCGTTTACCTGTCTGAACAAACAGCTCCCTCTGGTGGTGGCTGTCTACTAATGAAAGCCATTCAATCTTAATGACATGAGCTGGCCAAAACAATAATAGTGTGTGTGGTCACAGGGAACGTTTTAACCGCTAACCAGGCTGCTCACCTTTGAACGCCTTCCACCTGATCTTGCGTGAACCCCTTCGATGACTCGCCTCCGCCAGACTCGTGCGTGCGGTCTTTACCCGCTTGTGCGCCTCCGTTCGCCGCATTGTCTGCGGCCCGTCTGCGATGCGCTCCGTTCGCCGCCGAGCTCCCGTTCTTGGTTAAAGCTGCCAACAAGGCTGAAAGTAATGTGAAAACACCATTATTTCATTTCATTCAATACAATTAAGTTATTTTATACATttctactagggctgtgaatctttcagCACCACATGTTTCAATTCATTTCTTTGGGGTAATGATTTGATTCAattaatacttctttttttttttaataacatagggagccagttctatgattaactacatttctcCATAAAATAGACTAACAGctgttatacatttttatattacttaaaagaacaaGTGGTTctgttgaataaaattctacccaaacatttaataaagtcaaatacaaatagggcaacaagagaaatatccaacACTTCGCTTTTCTAAAGATGTGATCATCTACGTCAACAATAAATCTGGCTGAGTAGCTAAACAGGaattatagaaaataaaaataatattatatatatatataaaatattattttttattttctatcaTCTACGTCAACAATAAATCTAATAAACAATAAATCTggctgagtagctggacaggaattATAGaattatagaaaataaaaataatattatatatatatatatatatatatatatatatatatatatatatatatatatatatatatatatatatatatggacaggAATTATAGaattatagaaaataaaaataatattatatatatatatatatatatatatatatatatatatatatatatataaaatattatttttattttctataattcctgtccagctactcagccAGATTTATTGTTGACGTAGATGATcacatctgctgtacagatttactttagaaaataaaataaaaaatgtatgtgtaGAAATTAGAGGTGTCAAAAAATAGAATTTCtacacatacattttttatttttttctttcaaggaaaattagatatttttttttttttttgcaaaacaatTACATTCTAGATGATGTGTTTTAGggattgccatccatccatccattttctaccgcttattccctttggggtcgcggggggcgctggagcctatctcagctacaatcgggcggaaggcggggtacaccctggacaagtcgccacctcatcgcagggccaacacagatagacagacaacattcacactcacatccacacactagggccaatttagtgttgccaatcaacttatccccaggtgcatgtctttggaggtgggaggaagccggagtacccggagggaacccacgcagtcacggggaggacatgcaaactccacacagaaagatcccgagcccgggattgaacccaagactactcaggaccttcgtattgtgaggcagatgcaggcCTAGGGATGCAGATGcaggcttcttcctactcctttttgaacatgttgtgaAGCAGTGGCGgggcgtgcgtttcccacctaggccttcagtgatgtctgacttcaaAGAATacatctcaaaataccataatttttgtcatcacatgaccattgctggagaaatactatattatattatgttgtccctataccaatatattggtaacggtaccaaaattatttcgatactttcgatGATGACGTCACAAATGTGTCGGGGCGGAGCTGTGACGTTTCACGTTAGCAAAGCAGGTGCTTACTACGCTGGATAATTACATCTTCTAGCTTGACATTTTGACCACAAATTGCTCTATTATGACATTGCCTATAAAATACTACAACGACAcagttaaaacaatatatatatatatatatatatgcaaacacgCCCCGCGTGGATAGTCTAGCTGTCTGGGTACAGCTTAGTTTAGCTAGCTATTTAGCTGACGAGCCACTTCCGGCCTGGCTATGTTTTATTAGTTGTACTTCCGGCCCTGGCATGTTGTATTAGTTGTACGCCAAACGTGAAAAAAAACACGGAGTAATGTCCAACAAAATAGGCGTTCAAATCTTCCCAGGAACTACTAAACAATCCCCACCATCTTCCTGTGTCACTCCGCGGCTATGTTGGCCCCAGTGGAGGAGCAACACCGAAAGGAGCAACGCCGGCCTGCCTACCTTTAGCGCGGTGTGTCGGGAAGAGCTTCTCCGCTTTACGGAGGAACTTGAGCGCCTTCTCCTTGTCCCCAGCATCTATGGCTTTGGCGGCGATGTTGACACATTTGTCAGCCTCGTCCCTGTTTCCTTCCATCTTCTTTTCCTCCTCCTTCCTTCCTGCCCGGCTGGGTCACCTGACACACCACGTGATCACCTACTCGTTggccactacattaggtacacccgtatcaaaacattcttctttataAACTCTCTTTTGGTTGACACTGTCAGAGAAGTGTTagccaatatatattatttattaaatagTACATCAGATAATAAAACTGCTTAATTTATTTcgacatttattttatttggagATGAATCACAAATATTACGTAATGTATGTAGAATATGtgggatgttatgagctagggaatattagAATTACaatacccagcatgcaacagttgGGACGAGCATGCGTGGTAGCCCCCGGTGTGTCGCCGAAAAAAAGTcagaaaatacttctttttttttcatgtttttcctaATAAATTCAGTTTACAATAAAAGGATAACATTTGAGGCGCTGTGGCTTAGCCTAACgtataaaataaaattacaatcAGTAATTTTGGCGGCCATTTTACCGTGGCATTCTGGGAATTgtagttttaaattattttgaccATGTCGGGCATGGATTACTGATACTTTTGAgtttttaagtgtgtgtgtgtgtctatatatttgtatatatgtatgtatgtatgtatgtgtatatatgtatatatatatatatatatatatgtttgtatatgtttatattagagatgcgcggataggcaattatttcatccgcaaccgcatcagaaagtcgtcaaccagccgccatccacccgatgtaacatttgatcagaaccgcatccgcccgcacccgccctttgttatatatctaatatagacgatgcaaggcattagtgaggttataaagcttttgcctgttaaagaaaggagactgatccaatgcagcacagacattcgcgtgccacgctgtcacgacccagacgcacaccagtgcgcaatcatatgggagccgcgctgagcgcacctccaagcgcgtctcgctgccggcgacggccgggtatatgggcccgacgctccagcgccatccattttcagggctagttgattcggcaggtgggttgttacacactccttaacgggttccgacttccatggccaccgtccagctgctgtctatatcaaccagggtgagccccacccctttcgtgagcgcactgcgcgcggagtgacccctgttatgcgcccccggcaatgggggtggcgggcaggtaagctgcgcgggcggagcgcgcggagtgacccctgttacgagccccctgctgcgcgtgacgccggccgcggcgaaggcggacgaggcggggtgtcggtgcggtggggaccctggatgtgcgtcgggcccttctcgcggatcgcctcagctacggctcccggtggggccctctcgggggaaggggcctcggtcccggaccccggcgaggcgtcccttctccgctccgtaaaagtgtccatctcttttttttttcttcttctgttgtggcatatgctgcaggtgcctgctcgtttttcgtatgtgggtaacaacatttaactatgtatatatatttccgaattggtttaactgccacccgcctgaatctatttaaaatctaattttttttaatttcaaccacccgacccgacccgacccgcagataaaatctaattttttttaatttcatccgcccgatccgcggataatccgcggactccgcggttgtgcccgcaaaccgcgcatctctagtttatatatatatatatatatatatattagagatgcgcggataggcaattatttcatccgcaaccgcatcacaaaagtcgtcaaccatccgccatccacccgaactaacatttaatcaaaaccgcacccgcccgccatccgcccgttgttatatatctaatatagacgatgcaaggcattagtgaggttataaagcttttgcctgttaaagaaaggagactgatccaatgaagcagagacattcaatgcgtgccacgctgtcacggcccagacgcacaccagtgcgcaatcatctgggagccgcgctgagcgcacctccaagcgcgctcgcgccactcaaactgctgcaggcagctgcgttcacacatgcatctgtaagccttgtcttaacatcctgtggcactcttctgggatcacggcggacgaaactgctcatgctcagggtgtttgtggaggttcggggttttgcacaaatgtgatgcaccatgttagatgtcccggttttgtgactgtcgtagacataaacagcgtcgcagctcttgcaaatcacgtagccagcattactatcatcctgatttacaacctcataaaaacgagtccacgctgaacttttctggcctttttatcccctggtctttagtattcccttttttagtttgtcgcgtaccacgtttgctgccggcgttgccatttcttttttttttcttcttctgttgtggcgtgctgcaggtgcctgctcgtttttcgtatgtgggtaacaacatttaactatgtatatatatttcccaattggtttaattgccacccgcctgaatctatttaaaatctaatttttttttatttcaaccgcccgacccgcggataaaatctaatttttttttttttcaaccgcccgacccgcggataatccgcaggtcagcagcaggaagcatgaagtgctctaaaacttgctggtagacggctgcgttgaccctggatctcaggaaacagagtggaccgacaccagcagatgacatggcaccccaaaccatcacccaaccatgcaaattttgcatttcctttggaaatcgaggtcccagagtctggaggaagacaggagaggcacaggatccacgttgcctgaagtctagtgtaaagtttccaccatcagtgatggtttggggtgccatgtcatctgctggtgtcggtccactctgtttcctgagatccagggtcaacgcagccgtctaccagcaagttttagagcacttcatgcttcctgctgctgacctgctctatggagatggagatttcaagttccaacaggacttggcgcctgcacacagcgcaaaatctacccgtgcctggtttacggaccatggtatttctgttctaaattggcccgccaactcccctgaccttagccccatagaaaatctgtggggtattgtgaaaaggaagatgcagaatgccagacccaaaaacgcagaagagttgaaggccactatcagagcaacctgggctctcataacacctgagcagtgccagaaactcatcgactccatgccacgccgcattaacgcagtaattgaggcaaaaggagctccaaccaagtattgagtattgtacatgctcatatttttcattttcatacttttcagttggccaacatttctaaaaatcccttttttgtattagccttaagtaatattctaattttgtgacacacggaattttggattttcatttgttgccacttcaaatcatcaaaattaaatgaaataaacatttgaatgcatcagtctgtgtgcaatgaataaatataatgtacaagttacaccttttgaatgcaattactgaaataaatcaagtttttcaaaatattctaatttactggcttttacctgtatatacacatacatatatatacacatacatatatatgaaaatagaagcCCAACTAGCAGAGCACAGATGTATCGATTTATCAATCGTTAAACCCCAATTTATAATACACATAATAATTAGTTTTAAATAACATACTAATTCAATTACAATAAATTAAACAATGTAAACCCATATGTAGTATTATTTACTGAGTGAACTTTAAATATTAGTTTTATCAAGATATAATATTAAGTACAAATATATAATGGTTGAAATATTGATCAAATCAACTGAAATAAATGAGAGAAAAT
Protein-coding sequences here:
- the dnajb14 gene encoding dnaJ homolog subfamily B member 14, with the protein product MEGNRDEADKCVNIAAKAIDAGDKEKALKFLRKAEKLFPTHRAKALLAALTKNGSSAANGAHRRRAADNAANGGAQAGKDRTHESGGGESSKGFTQDQVEGVQRIKRCKDYYEVLGVSKEASDEELKKAYRKLALKFHPDKNQAPGATEAFKKIGNAYAVLSNPAKRRQYDVTGGEEPSGAGHSPGNGFDFHRGFEADITPEDLFNMFFGGGFPSSSAHTFTNGRTSYSHHADQRQERTEERGDGGFSMFIQLMPIVVLILVSILSQMMVSPLPYSLYSRPSTGQTIKRQTENLHVYYYVNKDFKSEYKGSALQQIEKNLEEDYVSNVRSNCWKERQTKTDLLYAAKVYRDERMRKKAELMTMDNCKELDRLNSLFRGG